A single genomic interval of Microbacterium sp. LWO14-1.2 harbors:
- a CDS encoding SDR family oxidoreductase encodes MKTALEHPVSGRLVLLAGGTSASGFASAKALLDRGAQVIIVGRDAGKLARCRDELPQVHVQRADLSSEESVAELRKRILDTWGRVDGVLHLVGGWSGGGGLAGQTDEAYRSLESSLSALRHVSRAFDTDLRLSSAGRTAIVSSVVVSRPTGSSANYAALKSAAETWMLAVDHGLRAHGLNDHGEVRSFGAVFRVRSLAGIEGILAESFAGLWDRDAAPTELVVTELHPG; translated from the coding sequence ATGAAGACCGCTCTCGAACATCCCGTTTCCGGCAGGCTCGTGCTGCTCGCCGGGGGCACGTCCGCTTCGGGATTCGCCTCCGCGAAGGCGCTTCTCGACCGCGGCGCACAAGTGATCATCGTTGGTCGGGATGCGGGGAAGCTGGCTCGGTGCCGAGACGAACTCCCGCAGGTGCACGTACAGCGGGCGGACCTCTCGAGCGAGGAATCGGTCGCAGAGCTACGCAAGCGAATCCTCGACACGTGGGGGCGGGTCGACGGGGTGCTCCATCTCGTCGGCGGTTGGAGTGGGGGCGGTGGTCTCGCCGGGCAGACCGACGAAGCGTACAGGTCGTTGGAGTCGAGTCTCAGTGCCCTGAGGCATGTGTCGCGAGCGTTCGACACTGATCTGAGACTGTCCTCGGCCGGTCGCACGGCGATCGTCTCTTCCGTCGTCGTCTCCCGCCCGACTGGCAGCTCTGCGAACTACGCCGCCCTCAAGTCGGCAGCGGAGACCTGGATGCTTGCTGTCGACCATGGTCTTCGAGCGCACGGGTTGAATGATCACGGCGAGGTCAGGTCGTTCGGCGCGGTGTTCCGCGTCAGATCCCTAGCCGGCATCGAAGGCATTCTGGCGGAGTCCTTCGCAGGCCTCTGGGACCGTGACGCTGCGCCTACGGAGCTAGTGGTGACTGAGCTGCACCCGGGCTGA